The window CTTCGTGACGCTGCTCAGCGCCTCGTTGGCGGCGGTGCCGGGCCGGGCGACCAGCTGCGTGATGCCGTAGTGGTCCCGCAGATCGATGAAGAGGATGCCGCCCAGGTCTCGACGGTTGTGCAGCCAGCCGCTCAGTCGGACGTCGGCGGCGACGTCAGAGGCGCGGAGCTCGCCGCAGGTGTGGGACCTGTACCGATGCATCAGTCATCCAGTTCTACGCGATACCAGGGTGGATTCAACCGTCCCAAGGTTACCGTCCGGGATGGTCACGGGTCGGGCACTCCCTCCAGCCTGCGCAAATGCGTCCGGCGGCTGCCCGAACAGGCACGTAACGGATATGACCTGTAAAGATGGCCGGGTGCGCACCGAGGACGTCCTGGCCGCCATCGCGACGGGCCTGTGGCGGTGGGACAACGCCTCCGGGACGGTCACGCTCGACAGCGAGGCCGCCCGGCTCCTCGGGCTGCCCGCCGAGCCCGTGGTGCTGCCGGAGGTCTCCGTACGCTCCCGCTTCCACCCGGTCGACTGGAACGAGATCAACGGGATCGTGAACCTGGCCGTGGCCGAGGGCACGCTCGCCGAGGCCCGGCTCAGGATCATGGACGTGGACGGCCGGGTCCTGCGGACCGTGCGCAGCCGCTCCAAACCGCTGGAGAACCGGTCGGCAGGGGGGTCCCCCCGGACGGAGTCTGGGGGAGGGACCCCGGACTACGAGCTGATCGGCACCATCCAGGAGATCGCCGAGCCCCAGCCCGGCACCACGGCCGCGCACACCCCCATCACGGGCGACTGGCGGCGCTCCCGTGAGGCCTTCCTGCTGGACGCGGGACGGGCGCTGGCGGAGGCCCGGTCCACGGCGGAGGTGCTGCGGGTCGCGGCCTCGCTGTCGATGCCGGGCTTCAACCCGGACGGGCTGGCCGTCTTCGGTGTGGCCGGGGACCGGCTGTCGATCATCGGACACCACGGGCACGATCCGGGGGACGAGGGCCCCTTCACGGACATGCCGCTGGACACCGACTACCCGGCCGCGGAGGTCGTCCGTACCGGCCGGGCCATCTACCTGCCCACCCCCGAGGACTACAAACGGCGCTTCCCGGCCGCCTGGCCGCTCGCCCAGCGCTTCGACCGGGTGTCCTGGGCCTTCCTGCCGCTGATCGTGGCCGGGCGGACCATGGGCGCCTGGATGGCCGCGTTCAAGCACCCCGCGTCCTTCTCCCCCGACGAGCGGTCCGTGCTGACGACCGTGGCCCGGATGCTCGCGCAGGCGCTCCAGCGCGCCGGCGTGGCCGAATCCGAGCGGGAACTCACCACCGGCCTCCAACGGTCGATGATGCCGCAGCTCGGCCCGGAGATCCCCGGCATGCGGATCGCGGCCCGGTACGTCCCGACGGGCGGCGGCCTCCAGGTCGGCGGCGACTGGTACGACATGATCCCGCTGCCGTCGGGCCGGTTCGCGCTGGTCATCGGCGACGTGCAGGGCCACGACGTCCGGGCGGCCGGCCTGATGGGCCAGCTGCGGATCGCCGTGCGGGCGTACGCGTCCGAGGGCCACCGCCCGGACGCGGTGCTCTCCCGCGCCTCCCGCTTCCTCGCAGGGCTGTGCTCCTCGCACGAGTCCGACCCGTACGAGGGCGCCGACGTCGACGCGGACTTCCAGAGCCCGCGGTTCGCGACCTGCCTGTACGTGGAGTGCGACCCGAAGACCGGCATGCTGGAGGTGGCCCGCGCCGGCCACCCCGACCCCGCGATCCGGATGACGGACGGCACCGTCATGATGCGCCCCACCGCGGGCGGACTCCCCCTCGGGATCGTCCCCGACACCGACTACCCCACCACCCGGTTCACCCTGGAACCCGGCGAGACGATGATGCTCTGCACCGACGGCCTCATCGAGACCGGCGGGCACGACCTGGACACCGGCTGGGCGCGGCTGCGCACGGTCCTGGAGTCGGACACGCACCTGCCCGAGGGCGGCCAGGGCGGCCAAGGCGCCGGGCAGTTCGAGGCACCGCACCTCGAAAGACTGGCCGACCTGCTGGTCCAGGCCGTGCACGGACCGTCCTCGCACCACACCACCGGCCCGCTGGCCGACCGGCGCGAGGACGACATAGCCGTGGTGCTGCTGTGCCGCGAGGGCGAGGGCTGCGGCTGCGGCACCCCGCTGCTGCACCCGGCCCGCCCCGCGCGCCGCACGGTACTGACGGTGGCCCAGGCGGAACCGGAACGGATCGCGGGCGCCCGCCGGCAGATCCGCGAGCTGCTGCACGACTGGGCCGACGCCGACCAGGTCGACTCGGCGGTGCTGATGGTCTCCGAGATGGTGACGAACGTACTGACGCACACCGACGGCGACGCGCTGCTGGTCGCGGAGGCGGTGGGCGAGCTGGGCGTGCGGCGGCTGCGCATCGAGGTCGCGGACTCCAGCGACGAGCTCCCGCACAAGCGGCACCCGGGCGAGATGTCGTCCAGCGGCCGCGGGGTGCTGCTGATGGAGATGCTGGCCGACGGCTGGGGCGTGGACCCGCGCGGCGAGGGCAAGTCGATCTGGTTCGAGCTGCACGAACAGGCGAAGGCGGACACCGAACCGGCGCTCTAGCCCGGGGCGGGCGCGGCGGACCGTGATGGGATACAGCGGTGTCGCCTGGTCCGCCGTCGCGCTGCTCGTCACCGCGGTCCTCGCCGTCGGCGTATGGCTGTGCATCGTCTTCCAGACCGCCGTCACGCCCGTACTGCTGGCCGTGCTCGGCACCGCCCTGCTCGGGCCGATGCACCGGCGCCTGGTCCGGATGAAGATGAACCGCTCGCTCGCCGCGGCCCTGACCTGCCTCGCGGTGGTCGCCGTCGTCGGCGGCGCCACGTACATCGTCGTCCTCGCACCCTCGTCGCCTTCGCCGACCGGGGCTGGGTCATCGGGCTGTGGGCGCTGGGCCTGGTGCTCCTGGTCCAGATGATCGAGGGGTACATACTGCAGCGCGTGGTGCAGAGCCGCACGGTGCAGAGCACCCGGCCGTGGTGATGCCGGCCATCACCGCCGGGGCGAGCGTCGCCGGGATCCTGGGGATGCTGCTGGCGGTCCCGCTGACGGCGGCCGTCTTCGGGGTGATCTCGGAACTGCGGGCCCAGTACTCGGAAGCCGAGGAAGCCGGGGCACGGCGAAAGCCGAGGGTCCGGGTCGCGCCGGATGGCGAATATTTTCGGCCAACCCCGAAGCGGTCCCCGATCATCCGTTCGCGGAGAATCGGGGACCGTCGCATTTCCTGCAGGCGCTCTCCTGCGACTATGGCGAAATGGATCATTACACCTGTGAACGTCCGCGCGGGCGGGGGAAGAAGCATTCCGGCCGCTCTCGGCCGGATCCCCGATGTCCCCTGGCACGAAATAAATGTTCGTGCCATCGTCTCTCTCCGGACCGGGGGGATCCGAACGCTGGAATTCCTCTCGGGCTGCACATGAACGTGTCCGATCATCAAAGAGGAGACAGCGTGCGCAAGGCAGCAAAGCTCAGCGCGGTGGCGCTTTCCACCGTTGCGATCGTCATGGGGTCGGTCACCGCCGCCCACGCCGGCGACTACACCGAGGACGGGGTGCGGATCCGCGCCAACTCCACGACCACGTCGGCGATCAACGGCCTCGGCTACCGGAGCCACACCATCACGCCCATCTGCTACAAGGCGGGCACCGTCATCAACGGCAACAAGTGGTGGGACAAGCACCGCAACAACAACACCAGCGTCACCGGCTACAGCTCGATGACCCTGCTCACCAAGTGGGCCAAGACCCCCTGCTGATCAGGCGCCCGCGCGTACCCGGGGCCGGGACCGCTGGAATCGGTCCCGGCCCCGGGCGCGCCGGGCAGTGTACGGCCCCCGTCCCACCACGGAAAGGCTGATCGTGCTCCACGCGCGCCAACGGCTGCCCCTGCTGATCGCCGGCGCCGTCGCGGCCGCGGCGCTCAGCGCCTGCACCGCCGACCCGGCAGGCCCGGAACAGGGCGGATCGGCCGGGCCCTCGGCCGAACCACAGGTGACCGTCAGCCCGCAGCCGGACCCCGCGAACGCCACGCTCCCCCTCGACGCCTACTCGTTCGACAAGGCGCAGCAAAAGGTGATGGAGCAGGCGCAGGACATCCTCACCGAATCCTGTATGCGTCGCGTCGGATTCGCCTCCTTCAAGAATTCGAGTACCTACGCCAACACCACCGCCAAGCCGACCACCAGCGGAATCGGCCTGGTGGATGCGGAATCCGCGAAGAAATCCGGTTACCGGTCCGGCGCATTACCGGACCGCGGATCGGAGGCCGGTACCAAACGCGATCCGAACGAGACGGCCGCCCTCTTCGGAGCGCAGGACGGGGCGCCGCCGTACCCCGGAGCTCCTGAAGGCGGCTGCTCGGGCGAGGCCACCCGCAAGCTGTATCCGAAGAGCACCGAGAGCGGCACCAAACTGCTCGACGAACTCGTCCAGCAGGCCGGCGACCGGGCCCGGGGCGACAGCCGGATCACCGCGGGCATCACCCAGTGGAGCACCTGCATGCGCGAGGCGGGCTTCCAGGTGAGCAACCCCTGGGAGCTCCAGCAGATGGAGGGCACCCGATGGACCGGGCCGGTCACCTCCGAGGAGATCACCGCCGCCACCACGGACGTGTCCTGCAAGCAGCGGACCAAGCTCACCGACACCTGGACGGCCGTCCTCACCGCCTACCAGAACGGCCTGGTCGAACGTCACAAGGAGGGCCTGGACCAGGAGAAGAAGCGCCTGGGCGAGCAGGTCAGGTTCGCCCAGAAGGTCCTCCAGGACGGTTCCGCGTGAGGGCCCCGGCAGCCGTTCTGCCCGCGTCGCTGCTGGTCCTGGTACTGGCCCTGGCGACCGGGTGCACGAAGGCCGCCTCCGGCACCCCCGGGGCGGACGACCCGCCCCGCTCCTCGGCCGGGCCGCCGAGCGCGGACGTGACGCGGGCGTACGACACGTACTGGACCACCTGGCTCGCGGCGAACCGGACACCCGACCCACAGGATCCGGGCCTGGAACAGGTGGCCGCCGGAAGGCAGTTGCGGGAGCTGCGCGACAACCTGGCCCAGTCGAAGGAGTCGGGGCAGGTCCTGCTCGGCGAGGTCGGCCACCGCGTCACCGGTATGGAGACGACCGGCGAGCACACCCGGGTGGTGCACGACTGCGTCGACCTGGACCGCTGGCTGATCCACGATTCCGCGACCGGCCGGCCGATCGACCAGCTGGAGGACAAGCCCTCCCAGCAGGGTGCCTTCACCATGATCCGCGAACGTGAGGGCGCCCCCTGGAAGGTCGGCTCGGTCGACGTACTCGGCGAGAACTGTTGAAACGAGAAGTGGGTTTCACGTGAAACATGAAGAGCCCGACTCTCCCGGAGAGGCCGGTGTGGCCGGCACGACCGGGGAGGTGGACGCGCCGTCCTCACTCGGCAGCCGCCGCCGCATCCTGATCTGGGTCGTCGCCGGCGCGGTCGTGCTCACCGGGGCCGGGGTTGTCGTCGCCACCACCATCCGCTCCCCCTCGCAGGTCGCCGCCGACGCCGCGCCGCCGCCCGCCTCCGTGCTCGCCGACCGGGTGGAACGGCGGGTGCTCACCTCGTCGGTGGTCGTGCGCGGCACCGTGACCGCCGAGCAGACCCTGACCGTCACGCCCGGCGCGGGCGCGGGGGCCGCGACGGGCGCGAAGCCCGTGGTCACCCGGGTCAGCAAGCAGCCCGGTACGGCCGTACAGGCCGGCGAGGTGCTCCTGGAGGTCTCGGGACGGCCCGTGTTCACGCTGGCCGGCGCGCTGCCCGTGTACAGGGACCTGAAGCCCGGCGCCACCGGCAAGGACGTGGGACAGCTTCAGCAGGGACTCACGGCACTGGGGCACCCCACCGGCGCGGACCCGGTCGGCACCTACGGCTCCGGGACGAAGGCGGCGGTCACCGCCTTCTACACCGCGCTCGGACACGCCCCGCGGCCCGCCGATCCGGCCGACGCGGAGAACGTACGGGCGGCCGAGGACGCGAGGGACACGGCCGAGCGGCAGGTCACCACGACGAAGAACGCCCTGAAGACGGCCAAGGAGGGTGGCGGCAACGTCTCGGAGGCCCAGCTGCAGCTCACCTTCGCCCAGCAGGACCTGGCCAAGGCCAAGTCCCGGCTGGACACGGCCCGGGCGTCGGCCGGCCCCATGGTCCCGGCCGACGAGCTGGTCTTCGTCAAGGGGTTCCCCGCGCGGGTGGACGCGGTGAAGGCATCGGTCGGCGAGCCCGTCCCGGAGTCCCTGCTGAGCATCTCGGCGGGCGCCCCGGTCATCCGGGCCTCCCTCCCGGCCCACCAGAAGGACCTCGTGAAACCGGGGATGAAGGTCCAGCTGCTGTCCGAGGCCACCGGCCTGAGCGCCGCCGCGACGGTCGAATCGGTGGCCGCCGACCCCACCCCGGCGGCGGCCGGGGCCGCTCCGACGGGCGGCGGCTCCGGCCAGGCCGCCCCGGACAGCCCGCAGAATCCCGGCGGGTACGCCCTGACGGTCAAACCCGACCAGGCCCTCGACCCCCAGCTCACCGGGCAGGGCGTACGGCTCACCGTGACCGCCGCCTCCTCGGGGGAGCCGGTGCTGATCGTGCCGCTGTCCGCCATCTCGGCGGGCGCGGACGGCCGGACCACCGTCACGGTGCTCGGCAAGGACCCGCAGGCCCAGGGGGACCGGCGCCGGGTCGAGGTGCGGGCCGGGATGTCCGCCGACGGGATGGTCCAGGTCGATCCGGTCGGCGGGGGCACGCTCGCCGACGGCGACCGGGTGCTGGTCGCCCAGGCGAAGCCATGACGGGCGCCGGC of the Streptomyces sp. NBC_01294 genome contains:
- a CDS encoding ATP-binding SpoIIE family protein phosphatase; protein product: MRTEDVLAAIATGLWRWDNASGTVTLDSEAARLLGLPAEPVVLPEVSVRSRFHPVDWNEINGIVNLAVAEGTLAEARLRIMDVDGRVLRTVRSRSKPLENRSAGGSPRTESGGGTPDYELIGTIQEIAEPQPGTTAAHTPITGDWRRSREAFLLDAGRALAEARSTAEVLRVAASLSMPGFNPDGLAVFGVAGDRLSIIGHHGHDPGDEGPFTDMPLDTDYPAAEVVRTGRAIYLPTPEDYKRRFPAAWPLAQRFDRVSWAFLPLIVAGRTMGAWMAAFKHPASFSPDERSVLTTVARMLAQALQRAGVAESERELTTGLQRSMMPQLGPEIPGMRIAARYVPTGGGLQVGGDWYDMIPLPSGRFALVIGDVQGHDVRAAGLMGQLRIAVRAYASEGHRPDAVLSRASRFLAGLCSSHESDPYEGADVDADFQSPRFATCLYVECDPKTGMLEVARAGHPDPAIRMTDGTVMMRPTAGGLPLGIVPDTDYPTTRFTLEPGETMMLCTDGLIETGGHDLDTGWARLRTVLESDTHLPEGGQGGQGAGQFEAPHLERLADLLVQAVHGPSSHHTTGPLADRREDDIAVVLLCREGEGCGCGTPLLHPARPARRTVLTVAQAEPERIAGARRQIRELLHDWADADQVDSAVLMVSEMVTNVLTHTDGDALLVAEAVGELGVRRLRIEVADSSDELPHKRHPGEMSSSGRGVLLMEMLADGWGVDPRGEGKSIWFELHEQAKADTEPAL
- a CDS encoding peptidoglycan-binding protein, which encodes MKHEEPDSPGEAGVAGTTGEVDAPSSLGSRRRILIWVVAGAVVLTGAGVVVATTIRSPSQVAADAAPPPASVLADRVERRVLTSSVVVRGTVTAEQTLTVTPGAGAGAATGAKPVVTRVSKQPGTAVQAGEVLLEVSGRPVFTLAGALPVYRDLKPGATGKDVGQLQQGLTALGHPTGADPVGTYGSGTKAAVTAFYTALGHAPRPADPADAENVRAAEDARDTAERQVTTTKNALKTAKEGGGNVSEAQLQLTFAQQDLAKAKSRLDTARASAGPMVPADELVFVKGFPARVDAVKASVGEPVPESLLSISAGAPVIRASLPAHQKDLVKPGMKVQLLSEATGLSAAATVESVAADPTPAAAGAAPTGGGSGQAAPDSPQNPGGYALTVKPDQALDPQLTGQGVRLTVTAASSGEPVLIVPLSAISAGADGRTTVTVLGKDPQAQGDRRRVEVRAGMSADGMVQVDPVGGGTLADGDRVLVAQAKP